A window of Syntrophorhabdaceae bacterium genomic DNA:
GTCGGTCCCGTCCGTATTGTCGTGGCCGTTCGCCTCGTTATGCTTCTTATTATAGGATACGAGGTCGTAAAGACAAAACCCGTCGTGGGCCGTGACGAAATTTATGCTCTGGTAGGGATGGAAGACGTTCTCCAGGTCATCGGGGAAAAGGTCGCTGCTGCCGTAAAGACGGGTCATAAGGGCCGCCACTTTCCCCCGGTCTCCCCGGACGAATGAGCGGATATCATCCCTGTACATGCCGTTCCATTGATGCCAGAAGAGGCCGGGAAAGCTCTTGCCGAGCTGGTACGTCGCCAGGTCCCACGCCTCGGCGATCAGCTCCACATTCAGAAGATCGGGATGGACCCTGATTTCGGTCACGATCGGCGGGTCCTTGAGATTGATCTTTCCCGTCATGTCCCGGGTGAATATGGAGGCAAGGTCAAAGCGGAAGCCGTCCACGCCCATCTGTTTTGCCCAATAACTGAGGCTTTCCGTAATGGCCATGCGCACGTAAGGATGGGCGCACTCGAAGACATTTCCCACGCCCGTATCGTTGCGGTAAAAGCGTCGGTCTTCCTGGAGCAGGTAGAACGCCGAGTTGTCGATACCCCGGAAGCTGTAGGTGGGGCCGGTCTCATCGCCCTCGGTGGTGTGGTTATACACCACATCGAGGATGACCTCTATATCCGCCTCATGGAACGCCTTCACCATTGCCTTGAACTCGTCGATCTGGTCGCATTCATCGATAGTGCACGCATAGGCCCCATTGGGTGAGAAAAAATTGAGGGGCATATATCCCCAAAAGCTTCCTTCCTGGGGATCGCCCTGAAACACGGGCTGAAGCTCCACCACGGTCACTCCGAGCTCCTTGAAGTAGGGGATCTTCTCCGTGAGCCCCGCATAGGTCCCCCGTCTCTCCGGGGATATGCCCGAATTCGGCCTCATGGTGAAACCCCTCACGTGAAGCTCGTAAATGATCTTGTCGGTGGTGTGCCATGGTTTTTTCGTCCCGCCCCAGTCAAAAGGAGACCTCGACGTCCTCAGTACCCCGAGGGGCGCCTTCCCCGCGTTGGAGCCGGGTCGGCGAGCCGCTTCCCTGCTGAAGCCGGGCGGGAAATAAACCGCCCTGGCGAACGGGTCGAGGAGCACCTTCTCCGGATCGAAGCGATGCCCCTTAGCGGGATCCATCGGCCCCTCTACTTTATAGGCATAGTATTTCGCGCCCCCTGTCTCGGTAAGGGGAATCCTGCAGTGCCAGATTCTTCCCGACCGGTTCCTGAGGTAATCCAACCTGTGGGTGCGGACGGGATGGACAGGGTCAGTCTCGTGGTAGAGCAGGAGCGTGACCCCCGTGGCATTTTCCGAATAAAGGGCGAAGTTGAAGGCCTGTTCTTCCTTTATCCACGACACCCCCTGGGGCGACGGAGATCCTTCGGTCCGGGTCCAGTCTATTTTCATGATACGAGAGGTTTCATCGGGTGAGACCTGTGAGAGGTCCGTCTTTTATACCTTCATTATCCGATCCGGTCTATTGGGCCGGCCCTTTATGTTCTGTTGCCTTATAATAATTGCGATCATCCGTCTCGTAGGCAATCCGAAGCGGTGCGGCTTCGGCGCCGTTTACGATGGGAACGATCCTGTACCGGTCATGGAGGGTCGAATTTTCCGGGTCTTTGAAAGTGACTGTCCGTTCGGGACCGGTCTCCCAGCTCTGTCCCACACCTTTGGGCAAAGCCGAATTGACCACCGTCTTGGCCTTGAATTCGCCTTCTCCCCCTGCCTGCTTATAGACGCGGAAGCTCTGGCTGACCTTCTCCATGGTGATTATGGTGACCACATTGGCGCCCGCCTTACGAAGCTGCACAAAGGCGGTGGCTTCATTCTTCTTTTCAGGGAGAGGATCGGAAATCGCATAAAGGGAGTAATGTTTTATCGAACCGCTTCCGCCGGAACAGCCGGCCATTGCGAAAACCAACACCCCAATACCTGAAAAAAGAAAAAGATTCCTGTTCCGCAGCCAAAAAGAACTTCCCATATCCGCTCCTTCAATAGACGGCAAAAGCCGAGTTTTCATTTTCAAGATATTAGAATTAATGCGAAAAGGAGTCAAGGGTTAAAATCGTGCGAGAGAGTGAAGCGGGGGAGGCGAGTGAATCATGTGAAGCGATCGTGTGAAGCGTGTAATGCGTTAAATGAGAAAATCGGAAAACGTGTAACCGGAAAACGGGAAATGCGTCAATGCGTCAAAAGCCGAAAATCCTTGCCGTGAACGTGCCCAAGGAGTGACCTAAAGCATGCTCATCATTATGGGCTATCAGCGTGCTACCCAAAAAGCGCAAATATCCCGATCCACCTGCGGAATGTAGCTCGCACAGCGAGCGCGAAGGGGAGGCTCACCCGGCTTTGCCGGGCGAGGGGGTGACGTGAACCCCGTTCAATTGCACGTGAACCCCTTTAATTGACACTGCAAGGCCGCTCATGTAATATATGGACGTCCAATTCCCGCCGATCGATTGACATGAGCATTTAAGATGAACAACATGAATGTAGAAACGGGCATCGACAAAAAACTATGATTACCATAACAGGATTAACCAAGGCATACGGGCTGCAAACCCTTTTTGACAACGCTTCCTTCTCGGTGGGACCCGGTGAGCGGGTCGGACTCGTGGGGAGGAACGGAAGCGGCAAGACTACCCTTTTTCGCCTGATCCTTGGTCAGGAGGAGCCTGACGCGGGCTCCATCCACATCTCCAGACACTATGCCATAGGGTATCTTTCCCAGCATATCGCCTTTTCCCGCTCGACCGTGCTCAAAGAGGCGTGTGCCGATATGAAAGCGGACGAAGACGGAACGGACAGGACCTATAAGGCGAAAGAGATCCTCCTGGGCCTCGGTTTTTCGCAGGGAGACTTCGAGCGATCCCCTCACGAGCTTTCGGGGGGATATCAGATCAGGCTCAACCTCGCCCGACTCCTTGTCTCGGGGCCTGAGATGCTCCTCCTCGACGAGCCTACCAATTACCTCGATATCCTTTCCGTGCGCTGGCTCCAGCGCTTTCTTACCGCATGGAAAGGGGAGGTGATCCTCATTACCCATGACCGGACCTTCATGGACAGCGTGACCACCCATACCATGGCGATCCACCGCCAGGGGTTCAGAAAAATGGAAGGGTCGACCCATAAGCTCTACCAGCAGATCCTGCAGGAAGAGGAGGTATACGAACAGACCCGGATACACGAGGACAAGAAGCGAAAAGAGATCGAGCTCTTCGTGAACCGGTTCCGCGCCCAGGCGACCCGGGCGAAAGCGGTCCAGTCGAAGATAAAGGGCCTCGAAAAAAGAGAGAGGCTCGAGAAGCTGTCGGAGGAGCGGAATCTCGACTTTCAATTCAAGTCGGCCCCCTTCCATGGAAAATGGCTTCTGGAGGCGAGGGACCTCTCCTTCTCCTTCAACGCCGGGGGACCGCCGCTGATAGACAGGCTGTCCGTCGCCATCGGCAGGAAAGACCGGGTGGGAATTGTAGGCAAGAACGGAAAGGGAAAAACCACCCTCCTCTCCCTGTGTGCGGGGGAGCTGAGACCGGTTTCCGGAAGCCTTGTCATTCACGAGAACGTAAAGATGGGCTATTTCGGGCAGACCAATATCGACCGTCTAACTCCAGCGAATACAGTGGAGGAGGAGATCGGCTCCGCCTTTCACGAGGGAGGGCAGGGCGCCATCCGTACTATCTGCGGTCTCATGATGTTCGAAGGCGAAAGGGCGCTCAAGAGGGTGAGTGTTCTTTCCGGTGGTGAAAAGAGCAGGGTCCTCCTGGGCAAGATACTCGTGAGCCCCGCGAACCTCCTCCTTCTCGACGAGCCGACCAACCACCTCGACATGGAATCGATCGATTCCCTGGTCGAGGCGATCGAAGGCTTCACAGGAGCGGTCCTTATCGCCACCCACAGTGAAATGATCCTGAAGGCCCTCGCCACCAAGTTGATCGTCTTCGACAGGGGCAGAGTAAGCGTCTTCGACGGGACTTATGATGATTTCTTAAGCCGTGTAGGATGGGAGAGCGAGGATGAGGTCCGCACAAGCAGGCCCGAGAGCCGGACGGAAAGACCGGAGGCCATCGACCGGAAGGAGCTGAAGCGGCTCCGGGCAGAGCTTATTATGGAGCGTTCAAAAGTCCTCAACCCGCTCAAGGAGAAAATCGATACCCTCGAGAAAAAGATTATGGAGCTCGAGGCCCGGGTTGAGGAGGAAAACAGGACTCTTCTCAGGGCATCGGTCAATAATGACGGCAAGCAGATCGTGGCCCTCTCCATGTCGATCCATAACGCGAAAAGAGAAATAGATAAAACCTTCGAAGAATTGGAGACCTCCTCGGCTGCACATTACGAGAAGGCGCAAGCTTTCGAGGAAAGACTGGACGAACTGGAGAGGCTCGACCGGTGGTCCGTGCCTGCGGCCCCCGCGGCTACGGGGGGATAAGAAGGAAATGGGCCCGCTTCTCCATGGGAGGAATAATTGACCCTTTATATCTTCACCCGGAAGACAGCTTCAGGAGGACTTATTCGTGACACAAGATCACACGCCGAATGAACGATTATTCCAGTTGAAGGAAAAAATCGGAATAGACGAGAAGGACCTCAATGTCCTGAGCCCTTTCGCCGACTTTTTTATCGCAAGAAAAGACGAATTCGCCGATTATTTCTACGATGTCTTCTTCCGCATACCCGAAGCGCGCGTGGTGCTCGAGAGCGAGAGCGAGCCGGGCCTTCTGAAGAAGGTGTGGGCCGCATGGTTCGATTCGCTCTTCCGGTCCCGTCTTGACGGGAAATTTCTGGCATACCTGTGGAGTATAGGCGCGCGGCATGTGGAGGTGAATCTCGACCATCGCTTCACCAATCTCGGGTTCTCCATTATTCGCCAGTTCTGCCACAAAGTGATTCAGGAAGAGACGGGAATTGCCTATTCGGCAACTCTCGTGTTTGTCTTCGACAAGCTTCTCGATCTCTGCCTGCTTATAGAAACGGACGCATTCATCGAGAAGACCACGAGATGCGACCTTCAGGTCTTCCAGGGGGTTGAAGACCGGGTGAGGAACCCCGCCCTCGTAATAGGAGGGAACATAAAGCGCCTCCAGAAGCAGGTGGCGGCAGGGAGCAAGGAATATAAGGTTTACGAGATGCTCATGGCAGAAAACCAGAGGCTCGAGCGTATGGTCTCCGACGTAAAGGCCTATATGGAAATTTTCAACGAGGTGGTAAACTTTCAGCCCCTGAGGGTGGATAGCGTCATAGCCCCCCCGCTCTCGGAGCTTCGGGCAGAGGCGCTCTTCAATCACGTAAAGGTGGAGACCGAGTGTGGCGGCGATACCATGAAGATCATGGGCGACCCCGGAGAATTGAAACGCCTTTTTTATGCCCTCCTGAGAAACGGCATGGAAGCAGTAGACCCGGAAAACCCCCTTCTTAAGATTACCGCCCGGAAGGAAAAGGCTGCGCCCTTCAATGTGGAGATAGAGATATTCAACCGGGGCATACCGCCGAAACAGGAAGAGATCGAGGACCTCTTCACCCCCTTTTATTCCACGAAACTTGCAGGAACGGGATTCGGCCTCCCCATGGCCAAGCTTATCGTGAGAAAGCATTACGGGAAGATACGGATGGAGCCCATGGCAACCGGCACCAAAGTAATTATCACCCTCCCCGCCGGCCCATCATCCGCCGGGTCATCTTCTTCCCCAGCTCTTCGTTGACCGCGTCGTCGCGTTCCTTGACGTACCAAAATGTACGCCTGCGGAACGCTCCTCCTTGTCGCCTCGATCTGAGAAAGAATATGACCCGGCGGCGCCGCTTAAGATAATTCAAATACTAACGACATAGAGCAGCGCTTTAACGCATCCTCGTTTTCCGATTATACGTTTTCCGAGTTCCGCTTTTAACGCATTACACGCATCACACGCACTAACGCATTACACGGTTTTTCACGGTGGGGATTTTATGGGTAGAAACTATGGGGCGGCCGGAGAGCGCCCTTGGGAGGGCGCCGTCTGGAATCTTCCGGCTATCGGGCGGGGCTTACAAGCCTCCGCGGGTGGTGTGGTAGTTCATTATATTGATGAAGGCCTCGTCGTCGAGGAACTCATCGTAGCTCAATTCTTTCGTTACCATGCTGCTTCCGCAATTCGGACAGAAATTTTCAGGCACTTCTCCGTCGAGAAACATGTAACCGCATAAATCACATACATACTCATCGGGTATTCTCAAATATTCTCCTCCTCTTTTCCCTTTACCCGGTTCTTCCGGCCTTCTTTCGGTCGATACCGGGTTCGATACTTATAGGATCGTTGGGACGGGGGCATGATCCGATGTCTGTGTTTTCCTTACATCTCCGGCAGGCAAAGACACTTTCACTTACCACCTCACTATTGTAACATATATTTCCGAACTTTGCACATGCCTCTATGAACGCCCCTCATTCGGGGATGAAGTCAAAAAAGTTGTTCCAGAACGACCTCGAAATTCTTCTTTATCGTCTTTTCACCCTGAACCATCTCACCATGGCCCGGGATGAGATATTCTATGTCGAGTGCGGCCAGTCGGGCGATGCTTTGGGCGAGTTGGGAGGCGTCTCCCCCGTAAAGGTCGGTCCTTCCCACGCCCATATAAAAGACCGTGTCCCCTGAGATAAGGACTTTCTTTTCCTCCCAATAGAGGCAGACGGCCCCCGGCGCGTGACCGGGGGTGAGGAAGATCCTGAACGTCTTGTCGCCCACCTGCAATGTCCCCTCTTTCAGGAAAAGGTTAAAAGACTTTGCGGGAGATTGGGAGCCCCCGGCAAGGAAGAGCTCGCGGTAGCCATCGTTGAGAAA
This region includes:
- a CDS encoding MBL fold metallo-hydrolase, with the protein product MKVFEDFYVYPWLSYQENNCNTVFIDGHTPVLIDPGHTHLFDNVVQSMARDGVRPESAKMVLCTHGHPDHIEAIERFDESVIKGISKEEYAFLNDGYRELFLAGGSQSPAKSFNLFLKEGTLQVGDKTFRIFLTPGHAPGAVCLYWEEKKVLISGDTVFYMGVGRTDLYGGDASQLAQSIARLAALDIEYLIPGHGEMVQGEKTIKKNFEVVLEQLF
- a CDS encoding protoglobin domain-containing protein, whose protein sequence is MTQDHTPNERLFQLKEKIGIDEKDLNVLSPFADFFIARKDEFADYFYDVFFRIPEARVVLESESEPGLLKKVWAAWFDSLFRSRLDGKFLAYLWSIGARHVEVNLDHRFTNLGFSIIRQFCHKVIQEETGIAYSATLVFVFDKLLDLCLLIETDAFIEKTTRCDLQVFQGVEDRVRNPALVIGGNIKRLQKQVAAGSKEYKVYEMLMAENQRLERMVSDVKAYMEIFNEVVNFQPLRVDSVIAPPLSELRAEALFNHVKVETECGGDTMKIMGDPGELKRLFYALLRNGMEAVDPENPLLKITARKEKAAPFNVEIEIFNRGIPPKQEEIEDLFTPFYSTKLAGTGFGLPMAKLIVRKHYGKIRMEPMATGTKVIITLPAGPSSAGSSSSPALR
- a CDS encoding isoamylase, whose translation is MKIDWTRTEGSPSPQGVSWIKEEQAFNFALYSENATGVTLLLYHETDPVHPVRTHRLDYLRNRSGRIWHCRIPLTETGGAKYYAYKVEGPMDPAKGHRFDPEKVLLDPFARAVYFPPGFSREAARRPGSNAGKAPLGVLRTSRSPFDWGGTKKPWHTTDKIIYELHVRGFTMRPNSGISPERRGTYAGLTEKIPYFKELGVTVVELQPVFQGDPQEGSFWGYMPLNFFSPNGAYACTIDECDQIDEFKAMVKAFHEADIEVILDVVYNHTTEGDETGPTYSFRGIDNSAFYLLQEDRRFYRNDTGVGNVFECAHPYVRMAITESLSYWAKQMGVDGFRFDLASIFTRDMTGKINLKDPPIVTEIRVHPDLLNVELIAEAWDLATYQLGKSFPGLFWHQWNGMYRDDIRSFVRGDRGKVAALMTRLYGSSDLFPDDLENVFHPYQSINFVTAHDGFCLYDLVSYNKKHNEANGHDNTDGTDFNLSWNCGWEGDIDLPPGVLSLRKQQIKNFCTLLFLSNGTPMIRAGDEFMNTQKGNNNPYNQDNEITWVDWDLLEKNRDIFRFFKLMIAFRKDHPSVARSRFWREDVKWYGAGGHVDMEPDSHSLAFCLHGASEEDDDIYMMINAGEEDLRFLVQEGSAHEWMRVADTSEPPPFDIRGAGEEEPLVSLAYTVKSRSVVLLLRRPGFSGSPSPTP
- a CDS encoding ATP-binding cassette domain-containing protein, yielding MITITGLTKAYGLQTLFDNASFSVGPGERVGLVGRNGSGKTTLFRLILGQEEPDAGSIHISRHYAIGYLSQHIAFSRSTVLKEACADMKADEDGTDRTYKAKEILLGLGFSQGDFERSPHELSGGYQIRLNLARLLVSGPEMLLLDEPTNYLDILSVRWLQRFLTAWKGEVILITHDRTFMDSVTTHTMAIHRQGFRKMEGSTHKLYQQILQEEEVYEQTRIHEDKKRKEIELFVNRFRAQATRAKAVQSKIKGLEKRERLEKLSEERNLDFQFKSAPFHGKWLLEARDLSFSFNAGGPPLIDRLSVAIGRKDRVGIVGKNGKGKTTLLSLCAGELRPVSGSLVIHENVKMGYFGQTNIDRLTPANTVEEEIGSAFHEGGQGAIRTICGLMMFEGERALKRVSVLSGGEKSRVLLGKILVSPANLLLLDEPTNHLDMESIDSLVEAIEGFTGAVLIATHSEMILKALATKLIVFDRGRVSVFDGTYDDFLSRVGWESEDEVRTSRPESRTERPEAIDRKELKRLRAELIMERSKVLNPLKEKIDTLEKKIMELEARVEEENRTLLRASVNNDGKQIVALSMSIHNAKREIDKTFEELETSSAAHYEKAQAFEERLDELERLDRWSVPAAPAATGG